A portion of the Stigmatella aurantiaca DW4/3-1 genome contains these proteins:
- the moaA gene encoding GTP 3',8-cyclase MoaA translates to MLPLASSRDPLAPPLLDAQGRRMTYLRLSVTDRCNFRCTYCSPASWGGKKDLLSALEFERIVSVFASMGIQRVRLTGGEPLIRPDILEIAQRLSALPGVERVAITTNASHLERLAVPLREAGVSQLNISLDTLSAETFRRISKQGDFASTLRGIDAAAAAGFASLKLNVVVMRGVNDGEAAALVEYAHARGLTPRFIELMPFGQGEPVPTAELIERLQASGLPLAEELVEERTRVSTSGPARYWRAPGGLVGFISPLTQNFCGGCNRVRVASNGDLRSCLGGRAQAPLHQLIRGGASDTELALAIRQALGDKPEGHRFTETGNAATLLPMMGIGG, encoded by the coding sequence ATGCTTCCGCTCGCCAGCTCGCGTGATCCGCTCGCGCCCCCGCTTCTGGATGCCCAGGGCCGGCGAATGACGTACCTGCGTCTGAGCGTGACGGACCGCTGCAACTTCCGCTGCACCTACTGCTCCCCTGCCTCGTGGGGCGGCAAGAAGGACCTGCTCTCGGCCCTGGAGTTCGAGCGCATCGTCTCCGTCTTCGCGAGCATGGGCATCCAGCGCGTGCGCCTGACGGGCGGCGAGCCCCTCATCCGGCCAGACATCCTGGAGATTGCCCAGCGTCTGTCCGCCCTTCCGGGCGTGGAGCGGGTGGCCATTACCACCAACGCCAGCCACCTGGAGCGCCTGGCGGTCCCGCTGCGCGAGGCGGGCGTCAGCCAGCTCAACATCAGCCTGGACACGCTCAGCGCGGAGACCTTCCGCCGCATCTCCAAGCAGGGGGACTTCGCCTCCACCCTGCGCGGCATCGACGCGGCGGCGGCGGCGGGCTTCGCCTCGCTCAAGCTCAACGTCGTCGTCATGCGGGGCGTCAACGACGGCGAGGCCGCCGCGCTGGTCGAATACGCCCATGCGCGCGGCCTCACCCCACGCTTCATCGAGCTGATGCCGTTCGGTCAGGGAGAGCCCGTTCCCACCGCCGAGCTGATCGAGCGGCTCCAGGCCTCCGGCCTGCCGCTGGCGGAGGAGCTCGTGGAGGAGCGCACCCGGGTGAGCACCTCGGGGCCTGCGCGTTACTGGCGCGCGCCGGGGGGGCTCGTGGGCTTCATCTCCCCGCTGACCCAGAACTTCTGCGGCGGGTGCAACCGGGTCCGGGTGGCCTCCAACGGAGACCTGCGCAGCTGTCTGGGCGGGCGCGCGCAAGCCCCTCTGCACCAGCTCATCCGCGGAGGGGCCTCGGACACGGAGCTGGCGCTGGCCATCCGTCAGGCCCTGGGCGACAAGCCCGAGGGCCACCGCTTCACCGAGACCGGCAACGCCGCCACGCTCCTACCGATGATGGGCATTGGCGGCTGA
- a CDS encoding DUF4870 domain-containing protein: MEPQYTGSQFLTGSPVPTQDEKTWGMLAHLSALVAGIFGFPFLGPLIVMLTKGKESKWVESHAKEALNFQITATAAIWISAALMLCVVGFLLLPVIGIAALVFTIIASIKANNGEMYRYPATVRLVK, encoded by the coding sequence ATGGAGCCGCAATACACGGGGTCACAGTTTCTGACCGGTTCGCCGGTACCGACCCAGGACGAGAAGACGTGGGGCATGCTCGCGCACCTGAGTGCGCTGGTGGCGGGCATCTTTGGGTTCCCCTTCCTGGGCCCCCTCATTGTGATGCTCACCAAGGGGAAGGAGTCGAAGTGGGTGGAGAGCCACGCCAAGGAGGCCCTGAACTTCCAGATCACCGCCACGGCCGCCATCTGGATCTCCGCGGCCCTCATGCTGTGCGTGGTGGGCTTCTTGCTGTTGCCCGTGATCGGAATCGCGGCGCTCGTGTTCACCATCATCGCGAGCATCAAGGCGAACAACGGGGAGATGTACCGCTACCCGGCCACCGTCCGGCTGGTGAAGTAG